Within the Gloeobacter kilaueensis JS1 genome, the region TATTGATTTTGCTGCAGGCGATCGGGGGCCATCCGGCCTACACCTGGCAGTTCGAGTGGGCAGCGATGGGCGGCATCGTCGTGCCGATGGGCTACACGGTCGATAATCTCGCAGCGGTCATGCTCACGGTCGTCACCGGCGTCGCCATGCTCGTGATGATCTACTCCCACGGCTACATGGAGCACGATCCGGGCTACGTGCGCTTCTTCTGCTACTTGAGCCTGTTTAGCTTCTCGATGCTGGGTCTGGTCGTCTCGCCCAACTTGATCCAGATCTACGTTTTTTGGGAACTGGTGGGCATGTGCTCCTACCTGCTGGTCGGTTTCTGGTTCTATAAAAAATCGGCTGCCGACGCCGCTCAAAAAGCGTTCATCACCAACCGGGTCGGCGACTTTGGTCTGCTGTTGGGCATTCTGGGCATCTACTCGATTACCCGGACCTTCGATTTTGAGGGGCTTGCCCCGGCGATCCGCACCGCCCTCGAAAGTGGGGCAGTGCCGCTGGCGCTGGTGATTCTCTACAGCCTGCTGGTCTACATGGGTCCGATGGCCAAGTCGGCCCAGGTGCCCCTGCACGTCTGGCTGCCGGATGCGATGGAAGGCCCCACACCGATCTCCGCCCTCATCCACGCCGCGACGATGGTGGCCGCCGGTGTCTTTTTGGTGGCCCGCATCTTCCCGGTCTTCTCGGAGGTGCCGGCAGTTCTCGAAGTCGTAGCCTGGCTCGGAGCGATCACCGCCTTTGTCGGCGCGACGATTGCGATTACCCAGAACGACATCAAGAAGGGCCTCGCCTACTCGACGATCTCCCAGCTCGGCTACATGATGATGGGCATGGGCGTCGGTGCCTACGCCGCCGGGCTTTTTCATCTGGTGACCCACGCCTGCTTCAAGGCGATGCTGTTCTTGGGCTCCGGTTCGGTCATCCACGGCGTCCACGACAACCAGGACATGCGGCTGATGGGCGGCCTGCGCAAGTACATGCCGATCACCGCCGCTACCTTCGGGATCGGTGTACTCGCCATCAGCGGTATTCCGCCCTTCTCCGGTTTCTGGTCTAAGGACGAAATTCTCGGCTACGCCCTCGGCCATAGCAGCTGGCTGTGGCTCATCGGCTTTGTGACCGCCGGGATCACGGCCTTTTATATGGCCCGCATGTACTTTATGACCTTCGAGGGCAGCTACCGGGGCGAAGACCAGATGGCGATCGCCCGCGTGAACGCCTGGCAGCACAACATCGATCAAGACGGCATCGTCCATGGCTTTGCCGAGTTGCCCGCCTACGGCCCCGGCGCGATGGACCGCAATGAACCGCTGCACGCCCAGGACGATGCGCACCACCACGGTCCGGACGATCCCCACGCCCACCACGGTGGCACGCCCCACGAATCGCCCTGGTCGATGACCCTGCCCCTGGTAGTCCTGGCGGTGCCCTCGGTGCTGATCGGCTTTGTCGGGGTGCCCTGGGACAACTGGTTCGGCAAGTTCCTGGGCGAAGGCGGTGGGGAAGGGGCCGCCGAACACGGCTTCGATCTGGCGCACTTCTTGCTGGTGGGTGGCTCCTCGACGCTCCTGTCCCTCACGGGCATCGCCCTCGCCTACTACCTCTACATCCTCAGGCCCGAACTGCCGGGACGACTGGCGCGCCGCTTCGAGTCGCTCTACTTGTTCTCGGTCAACAAGTGGAACTTCGACTGGCTCTACGAGCAGGCGTTCGTCAAGACCTCCAGGCTCCTGGCGCGGGGCACCCTCGAAGTG harbors:
- a CDS encoding NAD(P)H-quinone oxidoreductase subunit 5, yielding MEWVYSYAWLIPVLPLLAALLLGIGFVSAQEWTRSQRSLAAGLSIGTIAVAFVYSVLILLQAIGGHPAYTWQFEWAAMGGIVVPMGYTVDNLAAVMLTVVTGVAMLVMIYSHGYMEHDPGYVRFFCYLSLFSFSMLGLVVSPNLIQIYVFWELVGMCSYLLVGFWFYKKSAADAAQKAFITNRVGDFGLLLGILGIYSITRTFDFEGLAPAIRTALESGAVPLALVILYSLLVYMGPMAKSAQVPLHVWLPDAMEGPTPISALIHAATMVAAGVFLVARIFPVFSEVPAVLEVVAWLGAITAFVGATIAITQNDIKKGLAYSTISQLGYMMMGMGVGAYAAGLFHLVTHACFKAMLFLGSGSVIHGVHDNQDMRLMGGLRKYMPITAATFGIGVLAISGIPPFSGFWSKDEILGYALGHSSWLWLIGFVTAGITAFYMARMYFMTFEGSYRGEDQMAIARVNAWQHNIDQDGIVHGFAELPAYGPGAMDRNEPLHAQDDAHHHGPDDPHAHHGGTPHESPWSMTLPLVVLAVPSVLIGFVGVPWDNWFGKFLGEGGGEGAAEHGFDLAHFLLVGGSSTLLSLTGIALAYYLYILRPELPGRLARRFESLYLFSVNKWNFDWLYEQAFVKTSRLLARGTLEVDRKGVDGVVNFSGLTTLLAGEGLKYLESGRAQFYVLIVFVSLLALIAVLGLL